A segment of the Xenorhabdus bovienii SS-2004 genome:
GTGCCGATGATTCAGAACGCGGAGCAAGCCCGCGAAGCCGTGCGTGCGACCCGCTATCCTCCCGCCGGCATTCGGGGCGTAGGCAGTGCACTGGCAAGGGCTTCCCGCTGGAATCGCATTCCCGATTATCTGGCTCGTGCCAATGATGAAATCTGTGTTTTGGTACAAGTGGAAACTCGCGAAGCCCTGCGCAATCTGCCGGATATTCTGACCGTCGAAGGTGTCGATGGCGTGTTTATCGGCCCTGCCGATCTCAGTGCAGATATGGGCTATTCCGGTAACCCTCAGCACCCTGAAGTCAAAGCAGCCATTGAGCAGGCCATCCGTCAGATAGCGGCATCAGACAAAGCCGCAGGGATTTTAATGACCCATGTCGAAACGGCGGAACATTACCTTAATCTGGGTGCACTATTTGTTGCCGTCGGGGTCGATACAACGTTGCTGACAACAGCTGCTAACTCGCTGGCAGCGCGCTTCGGCAAAAAACAGGAGAAGATAACCCCGTCTTCATTGAGCACTTATTAAATCATTCTGATTACTGATAACACCACAATCGATTTTCCTACATGGCAGATGTCAATCGCAGCATCTGCCAATACAGTGACAGTTTTCATGCCAGTTTCCATAAAAACGCGACACGCATCGTATAATAAAAAAGGTAACGACAATGAGCAGCCCACCTGAAGCCATACAAGAGCCAGAAAATCCGGCTTACCCACCTCAAAAACTCACCGATCGGCAGCAAAACGTCATCAACAAATTGTTCCGCCGCTTGATCCTGTTTTTATTTGTTCTATTTGTGTTTTCCTTTCTTGATCGCATCAATATCGGCTTTGCCGGTCTGACGATGGGAAAAGATCTCGGCCTGTCGTCTACGATGTTTGGGCTGGCTGCTACGCTGTTTTACGCGACTTACGTGATTTTCGGCATTCCCAGTAATGTGATGCTCAGTGTTGTCGGCGCCCGTCGCTGGATTGCCACCATCATGGTGCTGTGGGGGATCGCTTCTACTGCCACGATGTTTGCCACCGGCCCGACAAGCCTGTATATCCTGCGTATGCTGGTCGGCATTGCGGAAGCGGGTTTCCTGCCGGGGATTCTGGTCTACCTGACTTATTGGTTTCCCGCCTATTATCGCGCCCGCGCCAATGCCCTGTTTATGATCGCGATGCCGGTCACAATGGCGTTTGGCTCGCTGGCCTCCGGTTATATTCTGGAAATGGATGGCATCTGGGATCTGCGTGGCTGGCAATGGCTGTTTTTGCTGGAAGGCTTCCCTTCTGTTCTGCTCGGTTTTGTCGTCTGGTTCTATCTGGATGACTCACCGGAAAAAGCTAAGTGGCTGACGCGTGAAGATAAACAGTGTCTTCAGGAGATGATGGAGCGCGATAAACTTTCGCAAGTGCAATCCAGTCGCCCGGCCAGCTCCAAAACCAGCCTGTGGCGTGAAGTTTTTACCCCGATTGTCCTGATGTATACTTTCGCTTATTTTTGCCTGACCAATACTCTGAGTGCCATTAATATCTGGACGCCGCAAATTATGCAGAGTTTCAATCAGGGGAGCAGTCATGTGATGATCGGTCTGCTGACTGCTATTCCCCAATTCTGCACTATCTTAGGAATGA
Coding sequences within it:
- the hpaX gene encoding 4-hydroxyphenylacetate permease, producing the protein MSSPPEAIQEPENPAYPPQKLTDRQQNVINKLFRRLILFLFVLFVFSFLDRINIGFAGLTMGKDLGLSSTMFGLAATLFYATYVIFGIPSNVMLSVVGARRWIATIMVLWGIASTATMFATGPTSLYILRMLVGIAEAGFLPGILVYLTYWFPAYYRARANALFMIAMPVTMAFGSLASGYILEMDGIWDLRGWQWLFLLEGFPSVLLGFVVWFYLDDSPEKAKWLTREDKQCLQEMMERDKLSQVQSSRPASSKTSLWREVFTPIVLMYTFAYFCLTNTLSAINIWTPQIMQSFNQGSSHVMIGLLTAIPQFCTILGMIYWSRRSDRLQERKMHTALPYLFAAAGWVLTSLTDHSMVQLLGIIMASTGSFTAMAVFWTTPDQSISLRARAIGIAVINATGNVGSAVSPLLIGWLKDQTGSFNSGLYFVAGLLIIGALMVSFIPMKQTQRSGDNY
- the hpaI gene encoding 4-hydroxy-2-oxoheptanedioate aldolase, which codes for MDLLTNRFKQALKAGHPQIGLWLGLCSGYSAEILAGAGFDWLLIDGEHAPNHIPSILTQLQAIAPYPSQPVVRSPWNDQVLIKQLLDIGAQTLLVPMIQNAEQAREAVRATRYPPAGIRGVGSALARASRWNRIPDYLARANDEICVLVQVETREALRNLPDILTVEGVDGVFIGPADLSADMGYSGNPQHPEVKAAIEQAIRQIAASDKAAGILMTHVETAEHYLNLGALFVAVGVDTTLLTTAANSLAARFGKKQEKITPSSLSTY